The Mesorhizobium loti genome includes a region encoding these proteins:
- a CDS encoding LysR family transcriptional regulator — protein MKTLKTSLPLLNAMVVFEAAARHGGLTLAAQELNIAQSAVSRHVANLERQLSVELFTRRGNRVAVTGAGNTLAEAIREGLGTIRQAVEDLTAHDSDTFVVGCSHDFAQAWLMPRFDLITSRVADGRVLLQTSTDYRDFDQPEVALSIRFGEAGQWPEFVTEKLLDGEWFPVCAPAFLARYPALASEEPEAFMAVPLLHQVTPPGAIDSWQSWIGTDRKLDGPRFTGYMSMIHETIAGRGAALAWAGFADEHLRRGQLVRLTKTSRRHAGSFHIVMRKNAGPVVRAVAQALLGSVGDSLQASVGTADDQASRPNRDAS, from the coding sequence GTGAAAACTCTCAAGACATCGCTTCCCCTGCTGAACGCCATGGTCGTTTTCGAGGCTGCCGCCAGGCATGGCGGGCTGACACTGGCCGCACAGGAGCTGAACATCGCACAATCGGCGGTCAGCAGGCATGTCGCCAATCTCGAGCGCCAGCTGTCGGTCGAGCTGTTCACACGCAGAGGCAACCGCGTCGCTGTCACCGGGGCCGGCAACACGCTGGCCGAAGCGATCCGCGAGGGTCTCGGCACCATCAGGCAAGCCGTCGAGGATTTGACCGCGCACGACAGCGATACATTCGTGGTCGGCTGCAGCCACGACTTCGCGCAGGCATGGCTGATGCCACGCTTCGACCTCATCACGTCGCGGGTAGCCGATGGCCGGGTGCTGCTGCAGACATCCACCGACTACAGGGATTTCGACCAGCCTGAAGTGGCATTGTCGATCCGGTTCGGCGAAGCCGGGCAATGGCCCGAATTCGTGACCGAAAAACTGCTCGACGGTGAATGGTTCCCGGTTTGCGCGCCGGCATTCCTGGCGCGTTATCCGGCGCTCGCCTCGGAAGAGCCAGAGGCCTTCATGGCGGTGCCGCTGCTGCATCAGGTGACGCCGCCGGGCGCGATCGACAGTTGGCAATCGTGGATCGGGACCGACCGGAAGCTCGATGGACCGCGGTTCACCGGCTACATGTCGATGATCCACGAAACCATCGCCGGGCGCGGCGCAGCACTCGCCTGGGCGGGATTTGCCGACGAGCATCTGCGTCGCGGCCAGCTCGTCCGGCTGACCAAGACCTCGCGGCGCCACGCCGGCTCCTTCCACATCGTCATGAGGAAGAATGCCGGCCCGGTGGTCAGGGCGGTGGCGCAGGCGCTGCTCGGCAGCGTCGGCGACAGCTTGCAGGCAAGCGTCGGGACAGCTGACGATCAGGCCTCGCGGCCAAACCGCGACGCCTCATGA
- a CDS encoding FAD-binding oxidoreductase gives MRSNGNHGEGYNRHIAVIGGGIIGCSAAFHLLQSGVRQVTVIDAGQPGAATTSAGAGFVSHWSAGMIPLGEEGFQLQQYGLDFYRRLHEVGVEIGYRPNGTLIMALTEDGRERFVRPVLDSPYAPQEMQDLNAAQIGQKMQGLIDPARVHSAAYNPHGIQLDTKLAMGVLTGQISELGGIFRSKTRVTAVHDAGDRVTIETDQGSLEADGVIVAAGAWNNQVISGLGWQLPLLRVVATRIVTDDRGLPSTIPTVQCRELRLWLRETFGAVMWGTGRHYKPLYKTDDSEIEPGQPHNMELMRETSEQELAELQTVFPPLRGSTIASWAQGVPCYTPDNGLIVGKVPGSDNIVVVGGDNESGVTHGPGLGRLSCELVLGQTPFVSAERFRVDRYASDAFRSEAEIEAAMPVWGARHEASRFGREA, from the coding sequence ATGCGTTCAAACGGCAACCATGGCGAGGGATATAACAGGCATATCGCCGTGATCGGCGGCGGCATCATCGGCTGCAGCGCGGCTTTCCATCTGCTGCAATCGGGCGTGCGCCAGGTGACCGTCATCGATGCGGGCCAGCCGGGTGCTGCAACCACCAGCGCCGGCGCTGGCTTCGTCTCCCATTGGTCCGCCGGCATGATACCGCTTGGCGAAGAGGGTTTTCAGCTGCAGCAATATGGCCTCGATTTCTATCGCCGGCTGCACGAGGTCGGCGTCGAGATTGGCTATCGGCCAAACGGCACCTTGATCATGGCGCTGACCGAGGACGGGCGCGAGCGTTTTGTCCGCCCTGTGCTGGACTCTCCCTATGCGCCGCAGGAAATGCAGGATCTGAACGCCGCGCAGATCGGGCAGAAGATGCAAGGTCTCATCGATCCGGCGCGGGTCCATTCGGCAGCCTACAATCCGCATGGCATCCAGCTCGACACCAAGCTGGCGATGGGTGTGCTGACCGGCCAGATCAGCGAGCTCGGCGGCATTTTTCGCAGCAAGACACGTGTCACGGCCGTCCATGACGCCGGCGACCGGGTGACGATCGAGACCGATCAGGGCAGCCTTGAGGCCGATGGCGTGATCGTTGCAGCCGGCGCCTGGAACAACCAGGTCATATCGGGCCTCGGCTGGCAATTGCCGCTGCTGCGGGTCGTCGCGACGCGCATCGTCACCGACGATCGCGGCCTGCCGTCGACCATTCCCACCGTCCAGTGCCGTGAATTGCGGCTGTGGTTGCGCGAAACATTCGGCGCCGTCATGTGGGGAACCGGCCGGCACTACAAACCTCTGTACAAGACTGATGACAGCGAAATCGAACCCGGCCAGCCACACAATATGGAACTGATGCGGGAGACCTCCGAGCAGGAGCTTGCCGAGCTGCAGACGGTGTTCCCTCCGCTGCGCGGTTCGACGATCGCGAGCTGGGCACAAGGCGTGCCGTGCTACACACCCGACAACGGCCTTATCGTCGGCAAGGTCCCCGGCAGCGACAATATCGTGGTTGTCGGCGGCGACAATGAAAGCGGCGTCACCCATGGACCGGGTCTTGGCCGGCTCTCCTGCGAACTGGTCCTCGGGCAGACTCCGTTCGTTTCGGCCGAGCGGTTCCGTGTCGATCGCTATGCATCCGACGCCTTCAGGTCGGAAGCCGAAATCGAAGCCGCCATGCCGGTCTGGGGCGCGCGTCATGAGGCGTCGCGGTTTGGCCGCGAGGCCTGA
- a CDS encoding ABC transporter permease: protein MWRTVRRIMREPLGAVGLTLVTVVVLSAVFASALTSYAPSKISPAERFASPSLLHLLGTDHLGRDLLTRVLYGGRVALLIALGATAVSLVVGVVLGLIAGYGPRWLDNVLLLIFDAVKSFPTVMLALTLVTLFGPSLYAVVLVVMLVNVPGYARIIRTQTLVLKSAEHVMAARSMGASAGRILRVHILPNIIGPILILISMDIPVVVAIEAGMSFLGLGVRPPTPSWGAILNDGFANIRDSYWIVIAGGLPIVLTTLGFTFFGETLRDLFDPRLKGRS from the coding sequence ATGTGGCGCACCGTACGCCGCATCATGCGCGAGCCGCTCGGCGCCGTCGGCCTGACGCTGGTGACGGTCGTGGTGCTGTCTGCGGTGTTTGCCAGCGCCCTGACCAGCTATGCGCCGAGCAAGATATCGCCGGCCGAACGCTTCGCTTCGCCAAGCCTCCTGCATCTGCTCGGCACCGACCATCTCGGCCGTGATCTTCTGACCCGCGTGCTGTACGGCGGACGCGTCGCGCTTTTGATCGCGCTCGGCGCGACAGCGGTGTCGCTGGTTGTCGGCGTCGTGCTGGGGCTGATCGCCGGCTATGGGCCGCGCTGGCTCGACAATGTGCTGCTGCTGATCTTCGATGCGGTGAAGAGCTTTCCCACCGTGATGCTGGCGCTGACCCTGGTCACCCTGTTCGGCCCCTCGCTCTACGCGGTGGTGCTGGTGGTGATGCTGGTCAACGTACCGGGTTATGCCCGCATCATCCGAACCCAGACGCTGGTGCTGAAGTCGGCCGAACATGTCATGGCGGCGCGCTCGATGGGCGCAAGTGCGGGCCGCATCCTGCGTGTCCATATCCTGCCCAACATCATCGGCCCGATCCTGATCCTGATATCGATGGACATCCCCGTGGTGGTGGCGATCGAGGCCGGAATGAGCTTCCTCGGGCTCGGCGTGCGGCCGCCGACACCGAGCTGGGGCGCGATCCTCAATGACGGCTTCGCCAACATCCGCGATTCCTACTGGATCGTGATTGCCGGCGGCCTGCCGATCGTGCTGACGACGCTCGGCTTCACCTTCTTCGGCGAGACGCTGCGCGACCTCTTCGATCCCAGGCTGAAGGGGCGGTCATGA
- a CDS encoding aromatic ring-hydroxylating dioxygenase subunit alpha, producing MFAVQAYTSNSQPIDRSETVRLIDRQRPDWSLEQAFYTDPAIFALERDLWFPRQWMLVAHTSEVPEKGRYIVRQLFDEEIIVVRFGDGEEDIAAYYNVCTHRGSRLCAKDGRGKLLVCPYHAWSFRLTGELKSRQDLPASVDPEALGLHGVPCKHFGGLVFCGLDANSLPDIQPVADGLTGGLRENGLDRARIVARKNYLTKANWKLVLENFLECYHCRPAHPEYYRVNGHVKVTATRDADKAVEWQNEIEAWHSVIGDTEFHKGAWQAGDLDTMPFAMHRKPIGSGRNTLSNTGQGVSCLMGGRHAYDGGESGFRLGRLSFASAANDYVTLFQMIPRSATETDVILTWLVDKDAESDIDADAISWMWDVTTVQDKKITEDNADGIMSRAYRPGPYTPLESQTSFFVQTYLSELRSLITGTRGAPVSQWSAPKELFASPKAASCNTRL from the coding sequence GTGTTTGCCGTGCAGGCCTACACATCGAACAGCCAGCCTATCGACAGAAGCGAGACCGTCAGGCTGATCGACCGGCAACGTCCGGACTGGTCGCTGGAACAGGCTTTCTATACCGACCCTGCCATCTTCGCGCTGGAACGGGACTTGTGGTTTCCGCGCCAATGGATGCTTGTCGCCCATACCAGCGAAGTCCCCGAAAAGGGCCGCTACATCGTGCGCCAGCTGTTCGACGAGGAGATCATCGTCGTGCGCTTCGGCGACGGCGAGGAGGACATCGCGGCCTACTACAATGTCTGCACCCACCGAGGCTCGCGGCTCTGCGCCAAGGATGGTCGCGGCAAGCTTCTGGTCTGCCCCTATCATGCCTGGTCGTTCAGGCTCACCGGCGAACTGAAGTCACGGCAGGATCTTCCGGCAAGCGTCGATCCGGAGGCGCTGGGACTGCACGGCGTGCCCTGCAAGCATTTCGGCGGCCTCGTGTTCTGCGGCCTCGATGCCAATTCGTTGCCCGATATCCAGCCTGTCGCGGACGGGCTGACCGGCGGCTTGCGCGAAAACGGCCTCGACCGTGCGCGCATCGTCGCGCGCAAGAATTATCTCACCAAGGCGAACTGGAAGCTGGTGCTCGAGAACTTCCTCGAATGCTATCACTGTCGGCCGGCTCATCCCGAATACTACCGCGTCAACGGCCATGTCAAAGTGACCGCGACCCGCGACGCCGACAAGGCAGTCGAGTGGCAGAACGAAATCGAGGCTTGGCACAGCGTCATCGGCGATACCGAGTTCCACAAGGGCGCGTGGCAGGCGGGCGATCTCGACACGATGCCGTTTGCCATGCATCGCAAGCCGATCGGCTCCGGCCGCAACACGCTGTCCAATACGGGCCAAGGGGTCTCGTGCCTGATGGGCGGCCGCCATGCCTATGATGGCGGCGAAAGCGGCTTCCGCCTCGGACGCCTGTCGTTTGCAAGTGCTGCCAACGACTATGTCACGCTGTTCCAGATGATACCGCGCAGCGCCACGGAAACCGACGTCATCCTGACCTGGCTCGTCGACAAGGATGCCGAAAGCGACATCGACGCCGATGCGATCAGCTGGATGTGGGACGTCACCACGGTGCAGGACAAGAAGATCACCGAGGACAATGCCGACGGCATCATGTCGCGCGCCTACCGGCCGGGACCCTACACGCCGCTGGAAAGCCAGACCTCGTTCTTCGTGCAGACCTATCTTTCGGAACTGCGTTCGCTGATCACCGGCACGCGCGGCGCGCCGGTCAGCCAGTGGTCCGCCCCGAAGGAGCTTTTCGCGTCGCCGAAGGCGGCGAGCTGCAATACGCGGCTCTGA
- a CDS encoding ABC transporter permease: MIRYALKRLWLGAIIISVAMMMMFAMVYLIPGDPASVALGPRATPEMMEALRVRMGLDQPVWRQFLHFYGSVLRGDLGTEVLSNRPVLDVVMEQLPFTLALVVGGITWSVALGIPLGCIAAVRRGGFVDQVIGVLSVAMIAVPSFVVAIYSLLVFAVALQWLPAIGAGEPGDLASRLQHLILPSLAVGLGWIGYISRMVRASMLETLEASHIRTARAFGLTEHRIVYTYALRIAVLPTITLLGVGIGHMLSSSVFAEIVFARPGIGKLVYEAISVRNYPIVSGAVLVTTVFFVLVNVAADILVGLLDPRVRSSFN, encoded by the coding sequence ATGATCCGCTACGCCCTCAAGCGTCTGTGGCTTGGCGCCATCATCATCAGCGTCGCCATGATGATGATGTTCGCCATGGTTTACCTCATTCCGGGCGACCCGGCCTCCGTCGCGCTGGGGCCGCGCGCGACACCGGAGATGATGGAGGCGCTGCGTGTGCGCATGGGCCTCGACCAGCCGGTGTGGCGGCAGTTCCTGCATTTCTACGGATCGGTCCTGCGCGGCGATCTGGGCACAGAGGTGCTGTCGAACCGGCCGGTGCTGGACGTGGTGATGGAACAGCTTCCGTTCACGCTCGCGCTGGTGGTCGGCGGCATCACCTGGTCGGTGGCGCTCGGCATCCCGCTTGGCTGCATCGCGGCGGTGCGGCGCGGCGGCTTTGTCGATCAGGTGATCGGGGTCCTGTCGGTGGCGATGATCGCCGTGCCGTCCTTCGTCGTCGCCATCTATTCGCTGCTGGTGTTTGCGGTCGCCCTGCAATGGCTGCCGGCGATCGGCGCCGGCGAACCGGGCGACCTCGCCAGCCGGCTCCAGCACCTCATATTGCCGTCGCTGGCGGTCGGCCTTGGCTGGATCGGCTACATTTCGCGCATGGTGCGCGCCTCGATGCTGGAGACGCTCGAGGCCAGCCATATCCGCACGGCGCGTGCCTTCGGCCTGACCGAACACCGGATCGTCTACACCTACGCACTGCGCATCGCCGTGCTGCCGACGATCACCCTGCTCGGTGTCGGCATCGGCCACATGCTGTCGTCTTCCGTTTTCGCCGAAATCGTCTTCGCCCGCCCCGGCATCGGCAAGCTGGTCTACGAAGCGATCTCGGTGCGCAACTACCCCATCGTCTCGGGAGCCGTGCTGGTCACCACGGTCTTCTTCGTCCTCGTCAACGTAGCGGCCGACATCCTGGTCGGCCTATTGGATCCCCGTGTCAGATCAAGTTTCAACTGA
- a CDS encoding peptide ABC transporter substrate-binding protein: MSILADTRVSRRSLLAGAGAFGLASMVNPRISWSSDGPILKVRSYADIQTLDPCFRLAAPEGDITSVIFAGLVVTTPGDSWGWRPMAAETIKQLDPLTVAFQLRDNIGFTDGYGQMTAEDVKFSIERIADPANKSPYSGDWATLKEVEVKDKLSGLIHLKQAFAPLWTSTLPTPSGTILSKRAITELGGKMGVKPVAQSGPYILKEWLPKQRTVLVRNPDWKYEQGAFAEIHIHPIEDEKTAELGYEAGDLDYTWTAVSSISRLKQTPPPKTTVVEKPSLAFVWLGMNQDVAPFSNPNMRRAVQYAVDRKAVVDAAYFGAAATATGIIAPGLPGHREKNLFDFDPDRARDMIAKEGLAGTTITLDILNKTERLTAAQVVQSNLQDVGLNVEIKQNDSGTFWTLGAKEGDYWKKLQMIISRFSMQPDPSWATAWFTRDQIGVWNWERFSSEEFDKLNAEGMVELDQAKRDVIYKKLQDLMEENGNYVFLTHEVTGIMNRDTLVAGLKPNGEPVFTDFKPA, translated from the coding sequence ATGTCCATATTAGCCGACACCAGGGTTTCGCGCCGCAGCCTGCTTGCCGGAGCCGGCGCTTTCGGCCTCGCCTCGATGGTCAATCCAAGAATTTCCTGGTCGAGCGACGGTCCGATCCTGAAGGTGCGCTCCTATGCCGACATCCAGACGCTCGACCCTTGCTTCCGGCTGGCGGCGCCCGAAGGCGACATCACCAGCGTCATCTTCGCTGGCCTCGTCGTCACCACGCCGGGCGACAGCTGGGGCTGGCGGCCGATGGCGGCGGAAACGATCAAGCAGCTCGATCCGCTGACCGTCGCCTTCCAGCTGCGCGACAATATCGGCTTCACCGATGGCTACGGCCAGATGACGGCTGAAGACGTCAAGTTTTCGATCGAACGCATCGCCGACCCCGCCAACAAGAGCCCCTATTCCGGCGACTGGGCAACGCTCAAGGAGGTCGAGGTCAAGGACAAGCTGTCTGGCCTGATCCACCTGAAGCAGGCCTTCGCGCCGCTGTGGACGTCGACCTTGCCGACGCCGTCCGGCACCATCCTGTCGAAGCGCGCCATCACCGAGCTCGGTGGCAAGATGGGCGTCAAGCCGGTAGCCCAGTCGGGGCCCTACATCCTGAAGGAATGGCTGCCCAAGCAGCGCACCGTGCTGGTCCGCAATCCCGATTGGAAGTACGAGCAAGGCGCCTTCGCGGAAATCCACATCCATCCGATCGAAGACGAGAAGACCGCCGAACTCGGCTATGAGGCGGGCGACCTCGACTATACCTGGACCGCGGTCTCCTCCATCTCGCGGCTGAAGCAGACACCACCGCCGAAGACGACAGTGGTCGAAAAGCCTTCGCTGGCCTTTGTCTGGCTGGGCATGAACCAGGATGTCGCCCCTTTCAGCAATCCCAACATGCGCCGCGCGGTTCAGTACGCCGTGGATCGCAAGGCGGTGGTCGACGCTGCCTATTTCGGCGCCGCCGCCACCGCCACCGGCATCATCGCGCCCGGCCTGCCCGGCCATCGCGAGAAGAACCTGTTCGATTTCGATCCGGACCGCGCCCGCGACATGATCGCCAAGGAGGGATTGGCCGGCACGACGATCACGCTCGACATCCTCAACAAGACCGAGCGCCTGACCGCGGCCCAGGTCGTGCAGTCGAACCTGCAGGACGTCGGCCTCAATGTGGAGATCAAGCAGAACGACAGCGGCACCTTCTGGACGCTTGGCGCCAAGGAAGGCGACTACTGGAAAAAGCTGCAGATGATCATCAGCCGTTTTTCCATGCAGCCGGACCCGAGCTGGGCCACCGCCTGGTTCACCCGCGACCAGATCGGCGTCTGGAACTGGGAACGTTTTTCCAGTGAGGAATTCGACAAGCTCAATGCCGAAGGCATGGTCGAACTCGACCAGGCAAAACGCGACGTCATCTACAAGAAGCTGCAGGACCTGATGGAGGAAAACGGCAATTACGTTTTCCTGACCCACGAGGTCACCGGCATCATGAATCGAGACACGCTTGTGGCCGGCCTGAAGCCGAACGGCGAACCAGTGTTCACCGACTTCAAACCGGCATGA
- a CDS encoding peptidase M19 — protein sequence MSVSTAARAIFDSEIIWDAHSGFMPDPAADLNNLQIWRDAGIDYLSIDVGFDLLPWEQTVRTLANFRHWILANPEHYTLVSSVAEIRKAKLEGKLAITFDIEGMNALDGRIEMVEFYHHLGVRQILFAYNRNNLAGGGCHDVETSLTAFGRQVIDEMNRLGMFVDVTHTGYRTSMEVMEYSNRPVIFSHSNAKALCGHGRNITDEQIKACARTGGIVAIVGLNRFLGEGRTDSDRLADHIEYLVDLVGPNHVGIGLDYAFPVDFKGIDRIISDNPQFWPKSEYPEGATTYAAPGQMRELTDVLLRRGQSEQTVRDVLGGNFMRLAAEIWK from the coding sequence GTGAGCGTTTCGACTGCCGCCCGGGCCATTTTCGACAGTGAAATCATATGGGACGCGCATTCCGGCTTCATGCCGGACCCGGCTGCGGACCTGAACAATCTGCAGATCTGGCGTGACGCCGGCATCGACTATCTGTCGATCGATGTCGGCTTCGACCTGTTGCCTTGGGAGCAGACAGTGCGGACCCTGGCGAATTTCCGCCACTGGATCCTTGCCAATCCTGAGCACTACACGCTGGTCTCCTCCGTGGCGGAAATCCGCAAGGCCAAGCTTGAAGGCAAACTGGCGATCACCTTCGATATCGAGGGCATGAACGCGCTCGACGGCCGCATCGAGATGGTGGAGTTCTATCACCATCTGGGCGTCCGCCAGATCCTGTTTGCCTACAACAGGAACAACCTCGCCGGCGGCGGTTGTCACGATGTCGAGACCAGCCTGACGGCGTTCGGCCGCCAGGTCATCGACGAGATGAACCGTCTTGGCATGTTCGTCGATGTCACCCACACCGGCTACCGCACCTCGATGGAGGTGATGGAGTACTCCAACAGGCCGGTCATCTTCTCGCACTCCAACGCCAAGGCCTTGTGCGGTCATGGCCGCAACATCACCGACGAGCAGATCAAGGCCTGCGCGCGCACCGGCGGCATCGTCGCGATCGTCGGGCTCAATCGTTTCCTGGGAGAAGGACGGACGGACTCGGACAGGCTGGCTGACCACATCGAATATCTCGTCGATCTGGTTGGCCCAAATCATGTCGGCATCGGACTGGACTACGCCTTTCCGGTAGACTTCAAAGGCATCGACCGCATCATTTCCGACAACCCGCAATTCTGGCCCAAGAGCGAATATCCGGAGGGCGCGACGACCTACGCGGCTCCAGGTCAGATGCGCGAACTGACCGACGTACTTCTGCGCCGCGGGCAGTCAGAGCAGACCGTGCGCGATGTCCTGGGCGGCAATTTCATGCGCCTGGCGGCTGAAATCTGGAAGTGA